Within Bombus vancouverensis nearcticus chromosome 18, iyBomVanc1_principal, whole genome shotgun sequence, the genomic segment TACCAACGAAgcagaaatatttgtatatctataaatcatatttgtgataatacatgaaatttttgtaaatcACCTTTCTAGATATCTTTTCCTGTAAAACCATTTATAAACTCACAGGTGAAAGAAATGATCTATTACCATTTTAACCCCCAAAAAGCACCGGGACACGAATTGATAAGTAAATAAAGCGATTAAGGGAGTGTTcggaattagaatgttctaaaacagccactttttgtgattttttttagaagggaaagaaagaaacgaatttgttgaattttgaggtatgattttgtatataattaacgaatacaaacaacttttttttaagtaaaaagaaatattataacagatttctaagcctatttcaaTAGCTGCACTTTTCAATCGACGGGAAAGATTCACATCATAATTCTTTACCGTAATTCTAATAATCTAAATCTAAATCTTGAAGTTAAAATCTTCTGTTACAAATTATGAATTAGACCTATTTATAACTTATGCTAATCCCATACGTTATAAAATCTTTACCAGTGCGATGGAAAACGCAAGGCTAGGCATCTTGAAAATAAGTGCATTACAAGAGGCAGGAATTCTTTTAGAACGGCCATCTCTTACTACAAGAATTATAATagcagcaaaaatatattattaagagcttcataatagattaaataataatgatttaattaagGGAATTATTTGCCTTTACCCCTTGTATTTTGAGAGGGCTATGAAAAAAGTACATCTCCTTCATGAGGCTACTTAGAATACTTCCTATGATATACATTGCCACATTAAGAATCAAATACTTTCCAATCAGCTAGAACCTCGGCGAGACAGCCAGCTACGGTCGTTAAAGCCCAGAACTGAAGACGACCCGTGgcgagttcgaatcctcggcATAAGGACTCCAATCTAAAAAGGGACGGAAAAACCAAAATTTCTCTTAGAATAATACAAACAGGCAAGCGGCCAAGCTCCTCCCTTGCGTGTGCTGTGGATGTACTTTCTGGGAGTACTTGGTTTTTAAACGTGCTTGGTGTTAAGCACACAGGGGCCCGACGATAAAAACTCGCACTGGTACACTGTCCCgttcgtggaggttttagccggtaagaatccggcactaccttctGCCCGTCCCCACAGGGTGgtaaggtgtctatgaagatttcctacacgtaaaaaaaaaaaaaatatttttgtagtaTGATAGGAGAGACGTTTAACATTCCCGTAGACAAGGGaggaacacatataaatgataTCACTGGCGAATAATCTTTATCAATAATCAACATGAAAGTAGGTGTTACGCCACGatgcttaccacaggctgtattttctaaccgtcgctcgcggtcctacagtgtcgcaggcagaccgtcttatctgcccgccggatcatatacaatgtatcgacgggcgtgtcacgtaaaataacaaaataaaaaaggaatttgaggtaaaaaataaaaaaagaaaactttattttttttctaacatcaatacactttacaatctacttccgaactctaggcgtgactttctaagactgactcttatgattgtCTTAAgactgtcttattcaatcccggacgagcccccgcctgtaatatcggaatatattaatgtaatatcgtgatataatatatttacaaggaatggatgatacagatgttaatcggacagaaaaagacgattgttgttcaacctgaactattcacaccaaacgtacagaaaacagcacaactaaataattagataacgactcgactttcaccaaatgcaatcaacactctctcggcaacgccgcccgcaaactctgtttctcgactaactctCTGctcgttgtcgcattctattgtcttttgctaggcacacgtgttctgcagacgctcgtatccagggtcacgtaggtcttttctacgaaactatgcacttgaaaagaccgatgacacattgatggacccgacggcgcctcggctctcgcgacatttttcatggttcgcccgatatctcttaggcttttcgtccacgatactacactcggccatcctgcaatagcatctgccctcagatgttgccttctatctcgctgtcataaGATGCGTCattttcggcgtttatgacccaaggtttcatgaaatcgaggtgtgcgcgggtccttccttcggtactgcttcgcacgctttcttcttttcttgtaatttcgcaggttcccttctagcttacctatgtttcgttcggttaggatacagtcaaggcagttggataccacgtgttcgaccttttcgcgtaaccccttgaaccagaagtccttcttgaccatagcttctgttttggtaaccccgaaatgcccacgctcgtgcgcttgcctgactacttgagcccgcatcgccttcggtactactattagcacatcgtccttacactccttatacaaaatattgtttcttattacatacccatcggcctgactgcacgttgcggcgtccaaaatcctacggacttcaatgtccttgttctgtgcccttctcaaccgtgcaatcagcccgtcttcactctccgttacatacatagtgctcggcagggggttcctactcggagcatctacatgctgcatactgttccccggccgatgacacacctgatacttaaactcgcctagtaacaaggcccatctagccacacgcacacacaagtCTTTCTTTCTCATCGTTCTGGCGAATGCTTGACAATCCGTAACAATAGTAAAAGGCACGCCTAACAGATATACCCTGAACCTTTTCAACGCTTTTACTATTGCTAGCACCTCTAGTTCGTAGCTGGTGTACTTCGCTTccgcgggagttgtttttccgctggcaaagtagaccggatggaatttacCGTCGTttagatctagttgcattaatattgctccgtaaccctctgcggacgcgtccgTATGCAACTCGGTCTCTGCGCCTATTCTATAAAGTGTTAACACAGGCCCGCTGGTAAGCGCTGCTTTCAAGGTTTCGAAGGCTTCTGATTCCCGATCCCCGAACCTGAAGTCTAtctcctttttcaacagatcggtTAAGGGTTTGGCAATCTTCGCGTaacctctaatgaattttcgaaaacaTCCCGTAAGTCCCAAGAAACTCTGGACTTTTCTAAccgatgttggcttgggaaagtttgcaacGGCCTTGGTTTTATGAGCGGACGGctttatt encodes:
- the LOC143304038 gene encoding uncharacterized protein LOC143304038 — protein: MYRMLEIASHVDIEEEAKVEYIVDGIIDDENNEAILYGATSIKELRKRLVMYEEQKSRRVKSIVKSAKTQKNGKPSQSVDAMKKRRCFIYGSEDHLSVKCPEKGEGVRCFKCSGFGHIAARCTAQPKETCVVSRSEKGKYMKEVAIDDCRFVALVDTGSDLTFIRSDEYARLGSPPLGKCKLKFDGLSSAGNETWGEFTKVMMVDGYKLPITLHVVSNKILTKHGLLLGTDFLDQVELRVKRGEVTFLRLDEQTNKGVPDAFRVNVVKQTDETDLTHVQEPHYREAIRDIVRGYRPEKKRDVGITAKVVLESDKPVARRPRRLAPSEKKEVDELMELWTNEGTIKPSAHKTKAVANFPKPTSVRKVQSFLGLTGCFRKFIRGYAKIAKPLTDLLKKEIDFRFGDRESEAFETLKAALTSGPVLTLYRIGAETELHTDASAEGYGAILMQLDLNDGKFHPVYFASGKTTPAEAKYTSYELEVLAIVKALKRFRVYLLGVPFTIVTDCQAFARTMRKKDLCVRVARWALLLGEFKYQVCHRPGNSMQHVDAPSRNPLPSTMYVTESEDGLIARLRRAQNKDIEVRRILDAATCSQADGYVIRNNILYKECKDDVLIVVPKAMRAQVVRQAHERGHFGVTKTEAMVKKDFWFKGLREKVEHVVSNCLDCILTERNIGKLEGNLRNYKKRRKRAKQYRRKDPRTPRFHETLGHKRRK